The following are from one region of the SAR324 cluster bacterium genome:
- a CDS encoding transposase: IPPKSNQKESCEFDRDKYRWRHLIENLFAKWKQCRGIATRYDQWACAFLGGIHWIAAVIWLN, translated from the coding sequence GATTCCACCGAAGTCCAATCAAAAGGAATCCTGTGAGTTTGACCGAGACAAGTACCGCTGGCGACACCTGATTGAGAACCTCTTTGCCAAGTGGAAGCAATGCCGGGGGATTGCCACCCGTTACGATCAGTGGGCCTGTGCCTTTCTAGGGGGTATCCACTGGATAGCAGCGGTCATTTGGCTAAATTGA